The proteins below are encoded in one region of Nitrosomonas ureae:
- the mdoG gene encoding glucans biosynthesis protein MdoG yields the protein MMKMCWLGAVVMLALHASSAWAFTIDDVAKQAQSLAEKSYEAPKSNLPSLFRNMKYADYQQIQFNHDKAYWSNLKTPFKLEFYHQGMYFDTPVEINEVTATSVHKIKYSSDYFNFGNVEYDKDTVQDLGFAGFKVLYPINSKDKNDEILSMLGASYFRVIGAGQFYGLSARGLAIDTALPSGEEFPRFREFWIERPKPTDKHLTIYALLDSPRATGAYRFVMILDRDIVVDVQSKVYLRDRVGKLGVAPLTSMFLFGSNQPSPTTNFRPELHDSNGLSIHAGNGEWIWRPLNNPKYLAISSFSMENPQGFGLLQRGRQFSRFEDLDDRYDLRPSAWITPKGEWGKGRVELVEIPTNDETNDNIVAFWTPDQLPEAGKEMNFNYTITFSRDEDKLHEPGNAYVMQTRRSTGDVKQSNLIRRPDGTIAFVVDFTGAEMKKLPQNTPVTVQASIDDNGEIVESSARYNPVIKGWRLMLRIQVKDVKKITEMRAALVNGDQTLSETWSYQLPADE from the coding sequence TCCGCAATATGAAATATGCGGATTATCAGCAGATTCAGTTTAATCATGATAAAGCTTACTGGAGTAATCTGAAGACTCCATTCAAGCTTGAGTTTTACCACCAGGGCATGTACTTCGATACGCCCGTCGAAATTAATGAAGTAACCGCCACGTCGGTACATAAAATCAAATACAGTTCTGATTATTTCAATTTCGGCAATGTCGAGTATGACAAAGACACGGTGCAAGATCTTGGTTTTGCCGGCTTCAAAGTGCTGTATCCGATCAATAGCAAAGATAAAAACGACGAAATTCTCAGTATGCTCGGCGCCAGTTATTTCCGCGTGATTGGCGCAGGCCAGTTTTATGGTCTTTCCGCACGCGGCCTCGCTATCGATACCGCTCTGCCTTCCGGCGAAGAGTTTCCCCGATTCCGAGAATTCTGGATCGAGCGGCCTAAACCGACTGACAAGCACTTGACAATCTATGCGCTACTCGACTCTCCGCGTGCGACGGGCGCTTACCGCTTTGTCATGATTCTGGATCGCGATATCGTGGTCGACGTCCAGTCGAAAGTTTATCTGCGCGACAGGGTCGGCAAGCTGGGCGTTGCGCCGTTGACGAGCATGTTCCTGTTTGGCTCTAACCAGCCTTCTCCGACGACAAACTTCCGTCCTGAGTTACATGATTCTAACGGCCTCTCCATTCACGCCGGCAATGGAGAGTGGATCTGGCGTCCGCTGAACAACCCGAAATATCTGGCCATCAGCAGTTTCTCCATGGAAAATCCGCAAGGCTTTGGTCTGCTGCAACGTGGCCGCCAATTCTCACGTTTTGAGGATCTGGATGACCGTTACGATCTACGTCCGAGCGCGTGGATAACGCCGAAAGGGGAATGGGGCAAAGGTAGAGTCGAGCTGGTGGAAATTCCGACCAACGACGAAACCAATGACAACATTGTCGCTTTCTGGACGCCGGATCAACTGCCGGAAGCTGGTAAAGAGATGAACTTCAACTACACCATCACTTTCAGCCGTGACGAAGACAAACTGCATGAGCCGGGTAACGCGTATGTCATGCAGACCCGTCGTTCAACGGGTGATGTAAAACAGTCCAATCTTATTCGTCGACCTGATGGCACGATCGCCTTCGTCGTCGATTTCACTGGCGCGGAGATGAAGAAGCTACCGCAGAATACTCCTGTTACGGTTCAGGCCAGTATTGATGACAACGGTGAGATCGTCGAGAGCAGCGCACGTTACAACCCGGTCATTAAAGGCTGGCGCCTGATGTTGCGCATACAAGTGAAAGATGTGAAGAAAATCACTGAGATGCGCGCTGCGCTAGTCAACGGTGATCAGACGCTAAGTGAAACCTGGAGCTATCAGCTACCTGCCGATGAATAA